A genomic region of Arvicola amphibius chromosome 7, mArvAmp1.2, whole genome shotgun sequence contains the following coding sequences:
- the LOC119819745 gene encoding uncharacterized protein LOC119819745 encodes MRCDRLVPRLVNEAKEQKTILKRLSLTHGKLPELLGKWYIIRWTGNIPIPAKKKLSPLPPFTFVRNIIGKLEFRMNLLQPTGCIEFKIYLDRDKDNPNTFYIWPKHRIYIMFLGGKDFAIAFHVSKINKTHVKMAMFIGHNMVPKRTMLLDFEDTIEYLGLNRADIINPRCDGGRAMDEDGIVLCECERQGSLAKLLLSPSIRHPGAESASIRGVLTQALQIWRKSNASMLFPEFR; translated from the exons ATGAGATGTGATCGACTGGTACCAAGGCTTGTGAATGAGGCCAAAGAGCAAAAGACCATCCTCAAGAGATTAAGCCTCACTCATGGGAAATTGCCAGAG CTTCTAGGAAAGTGGTACATAATTCGCTGGACAGGAAACATACCTATTCCTGCAAAGAAGAAGCTCAGCCCACTGCCGCCCTTCACATTCGTCAGGAACATTATTGGCAAGCTGGAGTTTAGGATGAACCTCTT ACAACCCACAGGGTGTATTGAGTTCAAGATATATCTGGATCGTGATAAGGACAACCCTAATACCTTCTACATCT GGCCAAAGCACCGCATCTACATCATGTTTTTGGGTGGGAAGGACTTTGCTATTGCCTTCCATGTGAGCAAGATTAACAAAACACATGTCAAGATGGCAATGTTCATAG GTCACAATATGGTTCCAAAGAGAACAATGCTGTTGGattttgaagatactatagaataCCTAGGACTGAATAGAGCCGACATTATCAACCCTAGATGTGATG GTGGGAGGGCCATGGATGAAGATGGAATTGTGCTCTGTGAATGTGAAAGGCAGGGCTCATTGGCAAAGCTTTTACTATCTCCATCGATTAGGCATCCTGGGGCTGAGAGTGCCAGTATCAGAGGGGTCCTGACCCAGGCACTCCAAATATGGAGGAAGTCAAATGCAAGCATGCTCTTCCCTGAGTTCAGATAA